In Planctomycetia bacterium, one DNA window encodes the following:
- a CDS encoding flagellar basal body L-ring protein FlgH: protein MRRYVMGLVVLGLAPAMAAGQSSSLFNRAQAQPMQQAGATTQPAINGAVRAENGAAIPQVPMVIPPPSRNLALVQYSLTSIAPPEPKAIGVNDFIGVIVRHRLRYQTDSRLEQKNKWNLQSKLAAWFRFHDRKLVQQDFERGTPEVKLDHKNDIQNRGVSDRRDVFETRLKAKVVDVKPNGNLTIFALTQVEIDDEKQFILMTGECNKTDIAPDGNVTSDKIFNLVIKTDNDGAVRDAVKRGWFKEFLDTAKAF, encoded by the coding sequence ATGCGTCGGTACGTGATGGGACTGGTTGTGCTCGGTCTGGCGCCGGCGATGGCGGCGGGGCAGTCGTCGTCGCTGTTCAATCGCGCGCAGGCGCAGCCCATGCAGCAGGCCGGCGCAACGACGCAGCCGGCGATCAACGGAGCGGTTCGAGCGGAGAACGGCGCGGCGATTCCGCAGGTGCCGATGGTGATTCCGCCGCCGTCTCGCAACCTCGCGCTGGTGCAGTATTCGCTCACGTCGATCGCTCCTCCGGAGCCGAAGGCGATCGGCGTGAACGACTTCATCGGTGTGATCGTTCGGCACCGGCTGCGGTATCAGACGGATTCGCGCCTGGAGCAGAAAAACAAGTGGAATCTCCAGTCGAAGCTGGCGGCGTGGTTCCGGTTTCATGATCGCAAGCTGGTGCAGCAGGATTTCGAGCGTGGCACGCCCGAGGTGAAGCTGGATCACAAGAACGACATTCAAAACCGGGGCGTGTCCGATCGGCGCGACGTGTTCGAGACGCGCTTGAAGGCGAAAGTCGTGGACGTGAAGCCGAACGGCAATCTCACGATCTTCGCGCTGACGCAGGTCGAGATCGACGACGAAAAGCAGTTCATCCTGATGACCGGCGAGTGCAACAAGACCGACATCGCCCCGGACGGCAACGTGACCAGCGACAAGATTTTCAACCTTGTCATCAAGACGGACAACGACGGCGCGGTGCGTGACGCGGTGAAGCGCGGCTGGTTCAAGGAATTCCTCGATACGGCGAAGGCGTTTTGA
- a CDS encoding flagellar basal body P-ring protein FlgI, whose translation MIELTQRAAGFSPRGRSNDRDRFASTRGVHVIAALLLLGIAAEARATRIADVTHLQGRRENRLLGYGLVIGLPGTGDGGKYLASVMQLQAMLAKFEIPVPAAALADTKNVAIVMVEATLPENGVREGDRIDVRVNSTGSAKSLMGGYLVPTPLQGPGLDRIFAFASGSVRLTDPAVKTSGLIVQGATMEADVIHNYVNEAGQITLVIEDVHASHALASVIAQMINESVSEMGQSRRLAEAIGPKNVVVTIPEEERDRPAAFIGRIESTELLMPPGEARIVINRKTQTIAIGDGVEVGPAVISHNGMSIMTRQPPPVPTADAPVVGEQFVAAIQPGGGVAGANDATRAKLQELVDSLNALGVPAKDIIEIVENLHRLGKVTGKLVVVE comes from the coding sequence ATGATTGAGTTGACACAACGAGCCGCGGGCTTCAGCCCGCGCGGCCGATCGAATGATCGAGACCGCTTCGCGTCGACACGCGGCGTGCACGTGATCGCGGCGCTGCTTCTGCTTGGCATCGCGGCCGAGGCGCGGGCCACGCGCATCGCCGACGTGACGCACCTGCAAGGCCGGCGCGAGAACCGGTTGCTGGGCTACGGTCTGGTGATCGGGTTGCCCGGCACGGGCGACGGCGGGAAGTATCTCGCGTCGGTGATGCAGCTCCAGGCGATGCTCGCCAAGTTTGAGATCCCCGTTCCGGCGGCCGCGCTGGCGGATACGAAGAACGTCGCGATCGTCATGGTCGAGGCAACGCTGCCGGAGAACGGCGTGCGGGAGGGCGACCGGATCGATGTGCGGGTGAATTCGACCGGTTCGGCGAAGAGCCTGATGGGCGGCTACCTCGTGCCGACGCCGCTTCAGGGGCCGGGGCTGGATCGCATATTCGCGTTCGCGTCGGGATCGGTGCGACTGACCGATCCGGCGGTCAAGACGAGCGGCCTCATCGTGCAGGGGGCGACGATGGAGGCGGATGTCATCCACAACTACGTGAACGAAGCAGGGCAGATCACGCTGGTGATCGAAGACGTGCATGCGAGCCACGCGCTGGCGTCGGTCATTGCGCAGATGATCAACGAGAGCGTGTCGGAGATGGGGCAGTCGCGGCGATTGGCAGAAGCGATCGGCCCGAAGAACGTCGTGGTGACGATTCCCGAGGAGGAGCGTGATCGGCCGGCGGCGTTCATCGGCCGGATCGAGAGCACCGAGTTGCTGATGCCTCCGGGCGAGGCGCGGATCGTGATCAACCGGAAGACGCAGACGATCGCGATTGGGGATGGTGTGGAAGTCGGCCCCGCGGTGATTTCGCACAACGGGATGTCCATCATGACGCGGCAGCCCCCGCCGGTGCCGACGGCGGATGCGCCGGTGGTCGGTGAGCAGTTCGTGGCGGCGATTCAGCCGGGCGGCGGCGTTGCCGGGGCGAATGATGCAACGCGTGCGAAGTTGCAGGAGCTGGTGGATTCGCTGAACGCGCTGGGCGTGCCGGCGAAGGACATCATCGAAATCGTCGAGAACCTGCACAGGCTGGGGAAGGTGACCGGCAAACTGGTGGTGGTGGAGTAA
- a CDS encoding flagellar protein FlgN, whose amino-acid sequence MTASAKNKLAPMTQGVEALARLLDQLIARHEALHTVIADKLESMRRSDVPAMLEASAREAAMTDEILKLDQQRAAVATDLATRMQWPANVTVRIRALAARLEPAAAKKLIDRADVLREKMLAVARANRVVELVCKQMLQHMKAVFADLVHPDDSNRTYSAGGGVERPAGPQVFNTVV is encoded by the coding sequence ATGACGGCGAGCGCGAAGAACAAGTTGGCGCCCATGACGCAGGGTGTGGAGGCGCTGGCGCGGCTGCTGGATCAGTTGATCGCGCGGCACGAGGCGTTGCACACGGTGATCGCGGACAAGCTCGAGTCGATGCGCCGGTCGGACGTGCCGGCGATGCTGGAGGCTTCGGCGCGCGAGGCGGCGATGACGGACGAGATTCTGAAGCTGGATCAGCAGCGCGCGGCGGTCGCGACGGATCTGGCGACGCGGATGCAGTGGCCGGCCAATGTGACGGTTCGGATTCGCGCGTTGGCGGCGCGGCTGGAGCCGGCGGCGGCGAAGAAGCTGATCGATCGCGCGGACGTGCTGCGCGAGAAGATGCTGGCGGTGGCGCGGGCCAATCGCGTGGTGGAGCTCGTCTGCAAGCAGATGCTCCAGCACATGAAAGCGGTGTTCGCCGATCTCGTGCATCCGGATGATTCGAACAGAACGTACTCGGCGGGCGGCGGGGTCGAACGACCGGCCGGACCGCAGGTGTTCAACACGGTGGTATGA
- the flgK gene encoding flagellar hook-associated protein FlgK: MGLSSALGIGRSALAAYQAALQVVGHNIANAGTPGYARNVANLSAVPGASLGVGQVGYGVTVTGVRRNVSEALNARLRTAGSNVQSSVAQRDVMARIEGIFNPLGDTNLGSLMSEFFKTVGDLQNNPQNTASRSMVTTSAGAVIDKIRSMRADLLSLRTDANREIEVAVQQADQLASQIASLNVQISTAEASSGGTAAGLRDQRDQLLGQLSDLFEITVREQPSGAINVYVGNDALIQFGESFGLKTTTEIDANGLASVVVRYKHHNGPVDATSGRVPGLITARDSYGQSQLDRLDAMASALIHEVNKLHASGKGLQGFSSVTGTYAATDPSLALSTTGNGITFPPKTGSFFIDVKDNATGVSTRHQIHIDLDGIGSDSSLNSVAADITANVPGVTATVLADGRLQLSAAAGSTFSFADDTSGFLAAVGVNTFFAGSTSRDIEINAVVKNNAAFLAAGKTDLPGDGSNATDIAALQNKVVTALGASLNEYYASTVAEIAVTSASTQSASDAGAIVFESLTNQRESISGVNLDEEAISMITYQRAYEGAARYMTVVDEMLQVLLGIVR; the protein is encoded by the coding sequence ATGGGACTTAGTTCAGCCCTTGGGATTGGTCGCTCGGCGCTGGCCGCGTATCAGGCGGCGTTGCAGGTTGTCGGCCACAACATCGCCAACGCGGGGACGCCGGGCTACGCGCGGAACGTCGCGAACCTGTCGGCCGTGCCGGGGGCGAGTCTGGGCGTGGGCCAGGTCGGTTACGGGGTCACCGTGACGGGGGTACGGCGCAACGTGAGCGAGGCGCTCAATGCGCGGCTGCGCACGGCGGGGTCGAACGTGCAATCGTCGGTCGCGCAGCGCGACGTGATGGCGCGGATCGAGGGCATTTTCAATCCGCTGGGGGACACGAATCTCGGCTCGCTCATGAGCGAGTTCTTCAAGACCGTCGGCGACTTGCAGAACAATCCGCAAAACACCGCCTCGCGCAGCATGGTCACGACGAGCGCCGGCGCGGTCATCGACAAGATTCGCTCGATGCGGGCCGATCTGCTTTCGCTTCGGACCGACGCCAACCGCGAAATCGAAGTCGCCGTGCAGCAGGCCGATCAGCTCGCGTCGCAGATCGCTTCGCTCAACGTGCAGATCAGCACGGCGGAGGCGTCGTCGGGCGGGACGGCGGCCGGACTGCGCGATCAGCGCGATCAGTTGCTGGGTCAGCTATCGGACCTGTTTGAGATCACGGTGCGCGAGCAGCCGTCGGGCGCGATCAACGTGTACGTCGGCAACGACGCCCTGATTCAGTTCGGCGAGTCGTTCGGGCTGAAGACGACGACGGAGATCGACGCCAACGGGCTGGCTTCGGTCGTCGTGCGGTACAAGCATCACAACGGCCCGGTCGATGCGACGAGTGGTCGCGTCCCCGGGCTGATCACGGCGCGCGATTCGTACGGGCAGTCGCAACTGGATCGGCTCGATGCGATGGCGTCGGCGCTGATTCACGAGGTCAACAAGCTTCACGCGAGCGGCAAGGGGTTGCAGGGTTTCTCGAGCGTGACGGGGACGTACGCGGCGACGGATCCGAGTCTCGCGCTTTCGACGACCGGCAACGGCATTACGTTTCCGCCGAAGACGGGTTCGTTCTTCATCGACGTGAAGGACAACGCGACGGGTGTCTCCACGCGGCATCAGATTCACATCGATCTGGACGGCATCGGCAGCGATTCGTCGCTGAACTCGGTCGCGGCGGATATCACCGCCAACGTGCCTGGCGTCACGGCCACGGTTCTGGCCGACGGTCGCTTGCAGCTTTCGGCGGCGGCGGGCAGCACGTTCTCCTTTGCGGACGACACGTCGGGATTTCTGGCGGCGGTGGGTGTGAACACATTCTTCGCCGGCAGCACGAGCCGCGATATCGAGATCAACGCGGTGGTGAAGAACAACGCTGCTTTTCTGGCAGCGGGCAAGACGGATCTGCCCGGCGACGGCTCGAACGCGACGGACATCGCGGCGTTGCAGAACAAGGTCGTGACCGCGCTGGGCGCATCACTGAATGAGTATTACGCATCGACCGTCGCGGAAATCGCGGTGACGTCGGCGAGCACGCAAAGCGCGTCCGATGCCGGCGCGATCGTGTTCGAGTCGCTGACGAACCAGCGCGAAAGCATCAGCGGGGTGAACCTCGATGAGGAGGCGATCTCGATGATTACGTACCAGCGGGCCTATGAAGGCGCCGCGCGGTACATGACCGTGGTGGACGAAATGCTCCAGGTGCTCTTGGGCATCGTGCGGTAA